A single genomic interval of Rhodopseudomonas palustris harbors:
- a CDS encoding TIGR02301 family protein — protein sequence MLKRSLAVLMILACCGLVPARAEDGAAPFDAELQRLAEILGTLHYLRGICGGSDGAKWRSEMQALIDAETPSGERRTRLIAAFNRGYNGFQQTYRTCTPAATVAIRRYLEEGSKLSRDLTARYAN from the coding sequence ATGCTGAAGCGTTCCCTTGCCGTGCTGATGATCCTCGCCTGCTGCGGGCTCGTCCCGGCGCGCGCCGAGGACGGCGCGGCGCCGTTCGACGCCGAATTGCAGCGCCTCGCCGAGATTCTCGGGACGCTGCATTATCTCAGAGGGATCTGCGGCGGCAGCGACGGCGCCAAATGGCGCTCCGAGATGCAGGCGCTGATCGACGCCGAGACCCCCTCGGGCGAGCGCCGGACCCGGCTGATCGCGGCGTTCAATCGGGGTTACAACGGGTTCCAGCAGACCTACCGGACCTGCACGCCGGCCGCGACCGTGGCGATTCGGCGGTACCTGGAGGAAGGTTCGAAGCTGTCGCGCGACCTGACCGCTCGATACGCGAACTGA
- a CDS encoding NUDIX hydrolase, translating into MNAVTEAAPAQPRHPQLAVSAAIFREGRLLLVRRARMPGKGLYSLPGGRVEFGETLEQAAVREVAEETALSIQIVGLAGRREVLPSAASAAGHYVIMVFAARWAGGEPQLNGELDDARWISPDELANFSTTEGLAELVEGARELIGT; encoded by the coding sequence TTGAACGCCGTGACCGAGGCCGCACCGGCGCAGCCGCGCCACCCGCAATTGGCCGTCAGCGCCGCGATCTTCCGGGAGGGCCGCCTTCTGCTGGTTCGCCGGGCGCGGATGCCGGGCAAGGGCCTGTACTCGCTGCCCGGTGGCCGGGTCGAATTCGGCGAGACGCTGGAGCAGGCGGCGGTGCGGGAAGTTGCCGAGGAAACCGCGCTGTCGATCCAGATCGTCGGTCTTGCCGGCCGGCGCGAGGTGCTGCCTTCCGCCGCCAGTGCAGCCGGGCATTACGTCATCATGGTGTTCGCCGCGCGCTGGGCCGGCGGTGAGCCGCAGCTCAATGGCGAACTCGACGACGCCCGCTGGATCAGCCCTGATGAACTGGCCAACTTTTCGACCACCGAGGGGCTGGCCGAACTGGTCGAGGGCGCCCGCGAGCTGATCGGAACCTGA
- a CDS encoding SOS response-associated peptidase — protein MCGRFVITSAPAAIRQLFGYADQPNFPSRYNIAPTQPVPVVIVDEGARRFRLMRWGLIPSWVKDPRTFSLLINARAETIQDKPAFRNAFRRRRCLVPADGYYEWKAGGSRKQPYFIHPAGGGPIGFAALWETWTGPNGEELDTVAIVTTAARGGLADLHDRVPVTIAPHHFARWLETDETDTEAVMALLRPPGEGEFVWHPVSTAVNRTANDNPQLILPIAAEEVEAPPPAVAKPSPPKRAVRPKISADDSGQGSLF, from the coding sequence ATGTGCGGACGCTTCGTGATCACCTCGGCTCCCGCCGCTATCCGACAGCTCTTTGGCTACGCCGATCAGCCTAATTTTCCGTCACGCTACAACATCGCCCCGACCCAGCCGGTTCCCGTGGTGATCGTCGACGAGGGCGCCCGGCGGTTCCGGCTGATGCGCTGGGGGCTGATCCCGTCCTGGGTGAAAGATCCGCGGACGTTTTCATTGCTGATCAACGCCCGCGCCGAGACCATCCAGGACAAGCCGGCCTTTCGTAACGCGTTCAGGCGTCGGCGCTGTCTGGTCCCGGCAGATGGCTACTACGAGTGGAAGGCCGGCGGCTCGCGCAAGCAGCCGTACTTTATCCATCCGGCCGGCGGCGGGCCGATCGGCTTTGCGGCGCTGTGGGAGACCTGGACCGGCCCGAACGGCGAGGAGCTCGACACGGTGGCGATCGTCACCACCGCGGCGCGCGGCGGCCTGGCCGATCTGCACGACCGCGTCCCGGTGACGATCGCGCCGCATCATTTCGCGCGCTGGCTCGAGACGGACGAAACCGACACCGAGGCGGTGATGGCGCTGCTGCGACCGCCGGGAGAGGGCGAGTTCGTCTGGCACCCCGTGTCGACCGCGGTCAACCGCACCGCCAACGACAATCCGCAACTGATCCTGCCGATCGCAGCGGAGGAGGTCGAGGCTCCGCCGCCAGCCGTTGCGAAGCCGTCGCCACCGAAGCGCGCGGTGCGGCCCAAGATCTCGGCGGATGACAGCGGGCAGGGCTCGTTGTTCTGA
- a CDS encoding FAD-binding oxidoreductase, whose protein sequence is MNIVSQLSPVTLSPELIARFTAIVGDKHALTDPLELEAYITEERNLYRGHSPLVLRPGSTEEVVAICKLANEARVALVPQGGNTGLVGGQTPHNGEVVISLKRMDKIREIDTSSNTITVEAGAILQRVQEKAAEVDRLFPLSLGAQGSCTIGGNLSTNAGGTAALAYGLARDMALGVEVVLADGRVMNLLSKLKKDNTGYDLRDLFIGAEGTLGIITAATLKLFPKPRAVETAFVGLQSPDDALKLLGIAQGEAAGNLTSFELIAETPLDFSVRHANNRDPLEARYPWYVLIELSSPRDDARAALESILERGFEDGIVVDAAIANSVQQQQAFWKLREEISPAQKPEGGSIKHDISVPVAAVPQFIEQANAAVVALIPGARPVPFGHLGDGNIHYNVSQPVGADKAEFLARWHDVSQVVFEVVLRLGGSISAEHGIGVMKRDELAEVKDKTAIELMRSIKALLDPHGIMNPGKVV, encoded by the coding sequence CGAGGAGCGTAATCTGTATCGCGGCCACTCGCCGCTGGTGCTGCGTCCCGGCTCCACCGAGGAGGTGGTGGCGATCTGCAAGCTGGCGAACGAGGCGCGTGTCGCGCTGGTGCCGCAAGGCGGCAACACTGGTCTCGTCGGCGGGCAGACGCCGCACAATGGCGAGGTGGTGATTTCGCTGAAGCGGATGGACAAGATCCGCGAAATCGACACTTCGTCGAACACCATCACGGTCGAGGCCGGCGCCATCCTGCAGCGGGTGCAGGAGAAGGCCGCGGAGGTCGACCGGCTGTTTCCGCTGTCGCTCGGCGCGCAGGGAAGCTGCACCATCGGCGGCAACCTCTCGACCAATGCCGGCGGCACCGCGGCGCTCGCCTATGGCTTGGCGCGTGACATGGCGCTCGGCGTCGAGGTCGTGCTCGCCGACGGCCGGGTGATGAACCTGCTGTCCAAACTGAAGAAGGACAACACCGGTTACGACCTGCGGGATCTGTTCATCGGCGCCGAAGGCACGCTCGGGATCATCACCGCAGCGACGCTGAAGCTGTTTCCAAAGCCGCGCGCGGTCGAGACCGCGTTCGTCGGGCTGCAGTCGCCGGACGACGCACTGAAGCTGCTCGGCATCGCGCAAGGAGAGGCCGCCGGCAATCTGACGAGCTTCGAACTGATCGCCGAGACGCCGCTCGATTTCTCGGTGCGGCACGCCAACAATCGCGACCCGCTCGAGGCGCGCTATCCGTGGTACGTGCTGATCGAATTGTCGTCGCCGCGCGACGACGCCCGCGCCGCACTGGAGTCGATTCTCGAGCGCGGCTTCGAGGACGGCATCGTGGTGGACGCGGCGATCGCGAATTCGGTGCAGCAGCAGCAGGCGTTCTGGAAACTGCGCGAGGAGATCTCGCCGGCGCAGAAGCCGGAAGGTGGCTCGATCAAGCACGACATCTCGGTGCCGGTCGCGGCGGTGCCGCAGTTCATCGAACAAGCCAACGCCGCGGTGGTCGCCCTCATCCCGGGCGCGCGCCCTGTGCCGTTCGGCCATCTCGGCGACGGCAACATCCACTACAACGTCAGCCAGCCGGTCGGCGCCGACAAGGCCGAGTTCCTGGCCCGCTGGCACGACGTCAGCCAGGTGGTGTTCGAGGTGGTGCTGCGGCTCGGCGGCTCGATCTCGGCCGAACACGGCATCGGCGTGATGAAGCGCGACGAGCTTGCCGAGGTGAAGGACAAGACCGCGATCGAGCTGATGCGGTCGATCAAGGCTCTGCTCGACCCGCACGGCATCATGAATCCCGGCAAAGTGGTGTAG